The following coding sequences are from one Musa acuminata AAA Group cultivar baxijiao chromosome BXJ2-4, Cavendish_Baxijiao_AAA, whole genome shotgun sequence window:
- the LOC135611329 gene encoding uncharacterized protein LOC135611329 isoform X1 — MFLKRYKLPLYWMRFYGRHIVEAGEERVKGWGGEKRKAEKWKVSISMSSSYPSPPPRPSLYRYAIPCLIDVPLMNSFCISDCSLAKRCQPHDAATNSIRMWSFASNAIAGSLGSRRDLLKPRQANPVCSDDEASPCASRDEGLECPICWESFNIVDNVPYVLWCGHTLCKNCVLGLQWAVVKFPTLPIQLPLFISCPWCQFLSFRLVYRGQLKFPRKNFFLLRMVESLNIEQARWCSAFIRDCQSISNSNSRSSVESSDHHHQCSIRRSPQYMHSDNSWSNASLTSLIVRCWNVANIKLSLRNSLAFLVHLIAKFPLVVIFLFILVYVMPVSVGILVLHILITILFGFPSFLILYFAYPGLDWLVREITS, encoded by the exons ATGTTTCTGAAGCGTTATAAACTTCCGTTATATTGGATGCGGTTTTATGGGCGTCATATTGTCGAAGCAGGGGAGGAGAGGGTAAAGGGATGGGGGGGCGAGAAGAGGAAGGCAGAGAAATGGAAGGTCTCGATCTCTATGTCCTCTTCctatccttctcctcctccgcgtCCTTCGCTATATCGGTACGCTATTCCTTGTTTGATAG ATGTGCCCTTAATGAATAGCTTTTGCATCTCCGATTGTTCGCTTGCCAAAAGATGTCAACCTCATGATGCTGCCACCAATTCAATAAGAATGTGGAGTTTTGCTTCGAATGCCATAGCTGGAAGTTTAGGGtccagaagagatttgttgaagccAAGGCAGGCTAATCCTGTTTGTTCTGATGATGAAGCCTCTCCATGTGCCAGCAGGGATGAAGGTCTTGAATGCCCCATTTGCTGGGAATCTTTCAACATTGTGGACAATGTGCCATATGTATTATGGTGTGGGCACACCCTCTGCAAGAACTGTGTTCTGGGACTTCAGTGGGCTGTGGTGAAATTTCCAACTTTACCAATTCAACTGCCACTCTTCATTTCATGCCCATGGTGCCAGTTCTTGTCATTTCGGCTGGTTTACAGAGGCCAATTAAAGTTTCCGCGGAAGAACTTTTTCTTACTCCGGATGGTTGAGAGCCTGAACATTGAGCAAGCAAGATGGTGCTCTGCATTTATTCGGGACTGCCAATCTATCTCTAATTCTAACAGTCGCTCGTCCGTGGAAAGCAGTGATCACCATCACCAATGCAGCATACGGAGAAGCCCTCAGTATATGCATTCAGATAATTCGTGGTCCAATGCCAGTCTAACAAGTCTCATCGTTAGATGCTGGAATGTTGCGAATATCAAGTTGTCTCTGCGAAATTCACTGGCTTTCCTTGTTCACCTGATTGCAAAGTTCCCATTGGTTGTCATATTCCTTTTCATTCTGGTTTATGTGATGCCAGTAAGTGTGGGCATCTTGGTGCTGCATATCCTCATTACTATCCTGTTTGGTTTCCCTTCCTTCTTGATACTGTACTTTGCTTATCCTGGTTTAGATTGGCTTGTAAGAGAAATAACCTCA
- the LOC135611329 gene encoding uncharacterized protein LOC135611329 isoform X2 has translation MNSFCISDCSLAKRCQPHDAATNSIRMWSFASNAIAGSLGSRRDLLKPRQANPVCSDDEASPCASRDEGLECPICWESFNIVDNVPYVLWCGHTLCKNCVLGLQWAVVKFPTLPIQLPLFISCPWCQFLSFRLVYRGQLKFPRKNFFLLRMVESLNIEQARWCSAFIRDCQSISNSNSRSSVESSDHHHQCSIRRSPQYMHSDNSWSNASLTSLIVRCWNVANIKLSLRNSLAFLVHLIAKFPLVVIFLFILVYVMPVSVGILVLHILITILFGFPSFLILYFAYPGLDWLVREITS, from the coding sequence ATGAATAGCTTTTGCATCTCCGATTGTTCGCTTGCCAAAAGATGTCAACCTCATGATGCTGCCACCAATTCAATAAGAATGTGGAGTTTTGCTTCGAATGCCATAGCTGGAAGTTTAGGGtccagaagagatttgttgaagccAAGGCAGGCTAATCCTGTTTGTTCTGATGATGAAGCCTCTCCATGTGCCAGCAGGGATGAAGGTCTTGAATGCCCCATTTGCTGGGAATCTTTCAACATTGTGGACAATGTGCCATATGTATTATGGTGTGGGCACACCCTCTGCAAGAACTGTGTTCTGGGACTTCAGTGGGCTGTGGTGAAATTTCCAACTTTACCAATTCAACTGCCACTCTTCATTTCATGCCCATGGTGCCAGTTCTTGTCATTTCGGCTGGTTTACAGAGGCCAATTAAAGTTTCCGCGGAAGAACTTTTTCTTACTCCGGATGGTTGAGAGCCTGAACATTGAGCAAGCAAGATGGTGCTCTGCATTTATTCGGGACTGCCAATCTATCTCTAATTCTAACAGTCGCTCGTCCGTGGAAAGCAGTGATCACCATCACCAATGCAGCATACGGAGAAGCCCTCAGTATATGCATTCAGATAATTCGTGGTCCAATGCCAGTCTAACAAGTCTCATCGTTAGATGCTGGAATGTTGCGAATATCAAGTTGTCTCTGCGAAATTCACTGGCTTTCCTTGTTCACCTGATTGCAAAGTTCCCATTGGTTGTCATATTCCTTTTCATTCTGGTTTATGTGATGCCAGTAAGTGTGGGCATCTTGGTGCTGCATATCCTCATTACTATCCTGTTTGGTTTCCCTTCCTTCTTGATACTGTACTTTGCTTATCCTGGTTTAGATTGGCTTGTAAGAGAAATAACCTCA